One genomic segment of Ricinus communis isolate WT05 ecotype wild-type chromosome 5, ASM1957865v1, whole genome shotgun sequence includes these proteins:
- the LOC8283020 gene encoding uncharacterized protein LOC8283020, whose amino-acid sequence MAETSVRVDPEIEANQGSSSVTPNHHENGKDHNIHHAATPDVPNTAMKLERVEQVYESDNRDIAGKPTKGEVWVWYLYELCSYFIHNTLVPVLFPLIISQALKLPPEPVRGWGWSRKGFSCGQKETKLYEALTHQSISINSSKFSPLQWTSFSWGIGLILVAPIIGSISPHLDYGRKQVLITGATIAIGAFFCLPTGFFNVTWIFPPYIAAIVAASIVATASHTRQLALMVKGFTGPNLQHSQFQTRRGVSSWLSLYATAAGGVGSAIISSFIYHMLKHGEQFVSLWVVSIFSGLKWLLGVSHVFFVKPGSSFNTFNISTTAHFLSIFKYPHALGTLVLAFLSSFTTMCIFTGAVLYLIGDLCFKPLFILYIWLTYFIFPIISMPLIHPLQQVIKASAAKMHLLGFYLSIATAAVGFYYRGNVWHRGHVVVLAALQGTSVGLLHAFGRVLLIDCSPHGREGAFSAWFSWWRALGSCVGFAIASAIPGNVSTSFGISFGAAIFGTLLLSFGNISDFRGAMAAGLVNKYEDADVEGISEVHGSDNSFKQENLREESLA is encoded by the exons ATGGCAGAAACCAGTGTTAGGGTTGATCCTGAGATTGAAGCTAACCAGGGGTCATCCTCAGTCACGCCAAATCATcatgaaaatggaaaagatCATAATATTCATCATGCGGCCACGCCTGATGTGCCCAATACAGCAATGAAACTTGAGAGGGTTGAGCAAGTTTATGAGTCTGATAATAGGGATATTGCAGGGAAGCCTACGAAAGGAGAAGTCTGGGTCTGGTATTTGTATGAATTATGCTCCTATTTCATTCATAATACTCTTGTACCAGTTCTTTTCCCACTCATCATCAGCCAAGCTTTGAAGTTGCCACCTGAACCTGTTAGAGGTTGGGGATGGAGCCGCAAGGGCTTCTCATGTGGGCAAAAGGAAACCAAACT GTATGAAGCTCTAACACACCAATCAATAAGCATCAACTCCTCAAAATTCTCTCCATTACAGTGGACTTCCTTTTCTTGGGGAATAGGCTTGATTTTGGTTGCTCCTATTATTGGCTCCATTTCACCCCACCTCGATTATGGCCGGAAACAAGTGCTAATCACCGGAGCAACAATCGCCATTGGAGCTTTCTTTTGTCTACCTACTGGGTTCTTCAATGTCACATGGATCTTCCCTCCATATATTGCAGCCATCGTTGCAGCTAGCATTGTTGCAACAGCTTCTCATACTCGCCAACTCGCCCTAATGGTTAAAGGTTTCACTGGACCTAATCTTCAGCATAGCCAATTTCAAACGCGTAGAGGGGTCTCTAGTTGGCTCTCACTTTATGCTACTGCTGCTGGTGGCGTGGGGTCTGCCATTATATCATCCTTCATCTATCATATGCTTAAACACGGCGAACAATTTGTCAGTCTTTGGGTCGTCTCAATTTTCAGTGGTCTTAAATGGCTTCTTGGTGTATCCCATGTTTTCTTTGTTAAACCTGGCTCTTCATTCAATACCTTTAATATATCTACTACGGCCCATTTTCTCTCCATTTTCAAGTACCCGCATGCTTTGGGAACCCtagttttggcttttctttcttcatttacTACAATGTGCATTTTCACTGGTGCAGTGCTCTACCTTATAGGGGATTTATGCTTTAAACCCTTGTTTATACTCTATATTTGGTTAACTTATTTCATCTTTCCTATTATTTCAATGCCACTAATTCATCCATTACAGCAAGTCATTAAGGCCAGTGCAGCGAAAATGCATTTGCTAGGGTTTTACTTGTCAATAGCAACTGCAGCAGTAGGCTTCTATTACAGGGGAAACGTCTGGCATAGAGGACATGTGGTAGTCTTAGCTGCACTACAAGGCACATCAGTTGGGCTTTTGCATGCTTTTGGAAGAGTTCTGCTCATAGATTGCTCACCTCATGGGAGAGAAGGTGCATTCTCTGCATGGTTTTCATGGTGGAGAGCTCTCGGGTCTTGTGTAGGCTTTGCAATTGCTTCTGCAATCCCTGGAAACGTTAGCACTTCTTTTGGTATATCATTTGGTGCTGCCATATTTGGAACTCTTCTTTTGAGTTTTGGGAACATTAGTGATTTTAGAGGAGCCATGGCTGCTGGGCTGGTGAATAAATATGAGGATGCTGATGTTGAGGGCATTTCAGAGGTACATGGGTCGGATAATTCCTTTAAACAGGAAAATCTGCGGGAGGAATCACTAGCCTAG
- the LOC8283019 gene encoding uncharacterized protein LOC8283019 isoform X2: protein MQTLCTKLRSFAGQSIRTLPAISLSGRQLHSSSQLYQPLIFASASRKWSLTNASSFQFPSVAFQTPLRSSAVFPSLVQVRHVSSRERRKRRKPMTPVISKVKKIKIKSYSSYKSRFRTMNDGSIRRWKEGKRHNAHLKVQHHVNGFILYIETTLKMTFWHVYGGLLS, encoded by the exons aTGCAGACACTATGCACAAAGTTGCGATCTTTCGCGGGACAATCAATCAGAACTCTGCCCGCAATCTCATTATCTGGTCGCCAACTTCACTCTTCTTCACAGCTCTATCAACCTCTCATTTTCGCTTCTGCTTCTCGTAAATGGAGCCTTACTAACGCATCTTCGTTTCAATTCCCTTCGGTTGCCTTTCAAACACCATTGCGTTCTTCTGCAGTCTTTCCCTCT TTGGTGCAGGTACGTCATGTTTCCTCAAGAGAGAGGCGAAAGAGGAGGAAGCCAATGACACCAGTGATCTCCaaagtcaagaaaattaaaataaagtcctaTTC ATCCTACAAGTCCAGATTTCGGACAATGAATGATGGGTCTATCCGTCGCTGGAAGGAGGGCAAGAGACATAATGCACACTTGAAG GTCCAGCATCATGTAAATGGTTTTATCCTCTACATTGAAACCACACTCAAGATGACTTTCTGGCATGTCTATGGAGGGTTGCTTTCCTGA
- the LOC8283019 gene encoding uncharacterized protein LOC8283019 isoform X1, with protein sequence MQTLCTKLRSFAGQSIRTLPAISLSGRQLHSSSQLYQPLIFASASRKWSLTNASSFQFPSVAFQTPLRSSAVFPSLVQVRHVSSRERRKRRKPMTPVISKVKKIKIKSYSSYKSRFRTMNDGSIRRWKEGKRHNAHLKSKKAKRRLRQPGTVPVAYAKVMKKLNFCG encoded by the exons aTGCAGACACTATGCACAAAGTTGCGATCTTTCGCGGGACAATCAATCAGAACTCTGCCCGCAATCTCATTATCTGGTCGCCAACTTCACTCTTCTTCACAGCTCTATCAACCTCTCATTTTCGCTTCTGCTTCTCGTAAATGGAGCCTTACTAACGCATCTTCGTTTCAATTCCCTTCGGTTGCCTTTCAAACACCATTGCGTTCTTCTGCAGTCTTTCCCTCT TTGGTGCAGGTACGTCATGTTTCCTCAAGAGAGAGGCGAAAGAGGAGGAAGCCAATGACACCAGTGATCTCCaaagtcaagaaaattaaaataaagtcctaTTC ATCCTACAAGTCCAGATTTCGGACAATGAATGATGGGTCTATCCGTCGCTGGAAGGAGGGCAAGAGACATAATGCACACTTGAAG TCAAAGAAAGCAAAACGTAGACTCAGACAACCTGGTACTGTCCCTGTAGCGTATGCCAAGGTTATGAAGAAGCTTAATTTTTGTGGTTAA
- the LOC8283019 gene encoding uncharacterized protein LOC8283019 isoform X3, with the protein MQTLCTKLRSFAGQSIRTLPAISLSGRQLHSSSQLYQPLIFASASRKWSLTNASSFQFPSVAFQTPLRSSAVFPSVRHVSSRERRKRRKPMTPVISKVKKIKIKSYSSYKSRFRTMNDGSIRRWKEGKRHNAHLKSKKAKRRLRQPGTVPVAYAKVMKKLNFCG; encoded by the exons aTGCAGACACTATGCACAAAGTTGCGATCTTTCGCGGGACAATCAATCAGAACTCTGCCCGCAATCTCATTATCTGGTCGCCAACTTCACTCTTCTTCACAGCTCTATCAACCTCTCATTTTCGCTTCTGCTTCTCGTAAATGGAGCCTTACTAACGCATCTTCGTTTCAATTCCCTTCGGTTGCCTTTCAAACACCATTGCGTTCTTCTGCAGTCTTTCCCTCT GTACGTCATGTTTCCTCAAGAGAGAGGCGAAAGAGGAGGAAGCCAATGACACCAGTGATCTCCaaagtcaagaaaattaaaataaagtcctaTTC ATCCTACAAGTCCAGATTTCGGACAATGAATGATGGGTCTATCCGTCGCTGGAAGGAGGGCAAGAGACATAATGCACACTTGAAG TCAAAGAAAGCAAAACGTAGACTCAGACAACCTGGTACTGTCCCTGTAGCGTATGCCAAGGTTATGAAGAAGCTTAATTTTTGTGGTTAA